In the genome of Saccharomonospora viridis DSM 43017, one region contains:
- a CDS encoding sigma-70 family RNA polymerase sigma factor — MSVQTLEREARGIRERDIPVPTDDDVMPAPAEEADLDAQGPAADLVRVYLNGIGKTALLTAEEEVDLAKRIEAGVFAQHVLDTSDDLSEERKAELSEVVRDGEEAKNHLLQANLRLVVSLAKRYTGRGMPLLDLIQEGNLGLIRAVEKFDYTKGFKFSTYATWWIRQAITRGMADQGRTIRLPVHLVEQVNKLARIKRDLHQRLGREATHEELAAESGIAEKKVADLLDHARDPVSLDMPVGADEDAPLGDFIEDSEAANAENSVISTLLQDDLRRVLATLDDREEHVIRLRYGLDDGQPRTLDQIGKHFSLSRERVRQIEREVMAKLRHGERADKLRAYAS, encoded by the coding sequence CGACGACGACGTTATGCCCGCGCCCGCCGAAGAGGCCGACCTCGACGCCCAGGGTCCCGCCGCTGACCTGGTGCGCGTGTACCTCAATGGTATCGGCAAAACGGCCCTTTTGACTGCCGAGGAGGAAGTCGACCTCGCCAAGCGCATCGAGGCGGGTGTGTTCGCACAACACGTACTGGACACCTCCGACGATCTCTCCGAGGAGCGCAAGGCGGAGCTGTCGGAAGTCGTGCGGGACGGGGAGGAGGCCAAAAACCACCTCCTGCAGGCGAACCTCCGGCTCGTGGTGTCGCTGGCCAAGCGCTACACCGGGCGCGGCATGCCGCTGTTGGACCTCATCCAGGAGGGCAACCTGGGCCTGATCCGCGCGGTGGAGAAGTTCGACTACACCAAGGGCTTCAAGTTCTCCACCTACGCGACGTGGTGGATCCGCCAGGCCATCACACGCGGCATGGCCGACCAGGGTCGCACCATCCGCCTGCCGGTGCACCTCGTGGAGCAGGTGAACAAGCTCGCCCGCATCAAGCGGGACCTGCACCAACGACTCGGCCGGGAAGCCACCCATGAGGAGCTGGCAGCCGAGTCCGGTATCGCGGAGAAGAAGGTGGCCGACCTACTCGACCACGCCCGCGATCCCGTGAGCCTCGACATGCCCGTCGGGGCGGACGAGGACGCACCACTGGGCGATTTCATCGAGGACTCCGAGGCCGCCAACGCCGAGAACTCGGTGATCTCGACGTTGCTGCAGGACGACCTACGTCGCGTGCTGGCCACGCTCGACGACCGTGAAGAGCACGTGATCCGCCTGCGTTACGGCCTCGACGACGGCCAGCCTCGCACGCTCGACCAGATCGGCAAGCACTTCAGCCTGTCCCGCGAGCGCGTGCGGCAGATCGAGCGCGAGGTCATGGCGAAGCTCCGCCACGGCGAGCGGGCCGACAAGCTGCGCGCCTACGCGAGCTGA